The Ciconia boyciana chromosome 15, ASM3463844v1, whole genome shotgun sequence genome has a segment encoding these proteins:
- the UBE2L3 gene encoding ubiquitin-conjugating enzyme E2 L3: protein MAASRRLMKELEEIRKCGMKNFRNIQVDEANLLTWQGLIVPDNPPYDKGAFRIEINFPAEYPFKPPKITFKTKIYHPNIDEKGQVCLPVISAENWKPATKTDQVIQSLIALVNDPQPEHPLRADLAEEYSKDRKKFCKNAEEFTKKYGEKRPVD from the exons aTGGCGGCCAGCAGGAGGCTGATGAAG gAGCTTGAAGAAATCCGCAAATGTGGAATGAAAAACTTCCGTAATATCCAGGTTGATGAAGCTAATTTATTGACCTGGCAAGGGCTTATTGTTCCT GACAATCCTCCATATGATAAAGGAGCCTTCAGAATCGAAATCAACTTCCCAGCAGAATATCCATTCAAACCTCCTAagattacatttaaaacaaagatctATCACCCTAACATCGATGAAAAGGGGCAGGTTTGTCTGCCAGTAATTAGTGCTGAAAACTGGAAGCCAGCAACCAAAACTGACCAAG TAATCCAGTCCCTCATAGCACTGGTGAATGATCCACAGCCCGAGCATCCCCTTCGGGCTGACCTAGCTGAAGAATACTCTAAGGACCGTAAAAAATTCTGTAAGAACGCTGAAGAGTTTACAAAGAAATATGGTGAAAAGCGACCAGTGGACTAA